A window of Xyrauchen texanus isolate HMW12.3.18 chromosome 10, RBS_HiC_50CHRs, whole genome shotgun sequence contains these coding sequences:
- the LOC127650791 gene encoding putative uncharacterized protein ENSP00000383309, with protein TPAELSSTTTPAELSFSTTPADISSTNTPTADISSTNTPAELSSTTTPPEISSTNTPPEL; from the exons acacctgctgaactttcctccaccactacacctgctGAACTTTCCTTTTCTACTACACCTGCTGACATTTCTTCCACCAatacacct actgctgacatttcttccaccaatacacctgcagaactttcctccaccactacacctccAGAAATTTCCTCCACCAATACACCtccagaactt